From the genome of Natrinema marinum:
GACCGGATCGACGACCAGTTCCTCGTTGTGCAACGCGACCGCGCCGCCGAAGGAGACGACGATCGGCGCGAACGCGTGGATCACGTTCGTCACGCCGATCGCGTTCCAGTGGGCGAGCTGGTCGATGACGTAATCGGCCAACTCGTCCTCGCCCGCGAGGTCGAAGACGTCCTTCGCGGTGAAGTCGGGCCCCTCGAGCGGGAGGTCGGTCGCGATCGTCGGGTCGTCCTCGGCGAGCAGTCGGGCGAAATCGGGAATGGCGTTGCCGGAGCAGTAGGCCTCCCAGTGGCCGTCGTGGCCGCAGCCACAGGTCAGCCGCCCCTGCGGGTCGACGACGTAGTGGCCGACCTCGCCGGCGTTGCCGTCCCAGCCGCCCATGATCTCGCCGTCGCAGCAGACGCCGGCGCCGATCCCCGAAGAGATCGTGATGTAGACCATGTCGTCGGGGTTGCTCGCGGCGTGGAAGCGCTCGCCGATGACGCCCGCCGTGGTGTCGTTGTGGAGGTGGACTTCGTCGCTGTCGATGAGCTTCGCGATGGGGCCGGTCAGGGGAATCCTGTCGATCGAATCGGGCAGGTTGGCAGGATCGATCACGGCCCCTTCGGCGAGATCGAACGGACCGATCGAGCCGATTCCGGCGGCCACGATCCGCTCGGGGTCGACCCCGGCCTGACCGCAGGCGTCGCGCAGCGTTCGGAGCACCCCTTCCGTCACGTCGATACCCGTCGGCCCGCGCGGCGTGGATCGACGACTCGAGCCGATCGTCGTCCCGTCGGCCTCGGCGACGACGGCCCGAACGTTGGTCGCGCCGAGGTCGACGCCCGCATAGTAGACCATGCTGTCCTAGTGGACGACCGCGGCCGTACTTAACTACCCAGATTGTACTCGGCGACGAGTAGCGATTTCGATACGTTGTGGCGGCGGGCGGGTGCCGGCGAACCGACGACACACGTATGCCACACCATACCATAGTTTGAGATATGGCCACCGACGATTCATCGACCGATCCGGACGCGGGATCCGAGGCGGTATCGGTGTCCGACGGAGAGTGCGAGGCGCTCCACGAAGTCGAACTGGGCCTCGAGTGGGTCCAGCGCGCCCAGGGAAGCCTGCTCGAGTTCCACCACGCGACGGGCCACGGGATGGACCACCTCTACCGGGCCGAGGAACTGCTCCGAGCGACCGGCCACGACGAGCTCGCCGACGCGATCCGGGGCGAGCTGCTCCCCCACGGCGTCGTCGACGAGGACCGCTGGTCGTACGACGTTCTCGAGAACTTCCAAGAGACGCTGCTTGCCAAGACGCGGGCGCTCGAGCGACGAGTTCGCCGCGAGGTCGCCGACGGGGAGCGCCACGTCCGCGAGCGCAGACAGGAACGAGAGTGGAAGAAACGGGCGGGCGACCGGTCACGGTGACGCGGCCGATCGAAAGCGGAGACGAACGAAAGGGCGGGAGGGCTCGAGAGCGGGATCGATGCGACCGACGGCCTCGTCGCTACTCCATTACGTCGAGGTCCCGGAAGTAGGTGACCGGACAGGGTGCCTGAAGGATGATTTCCTGGGAGACGGAGCCGAGGACAGCCTTCTCCGCCGGGGAGCGGCGGCGCCCGCCGACGACCATGCGGTCGGCGTCGACGTCGATCGCCATGTCGACGACCTTGGTACTGACCTCGCCGAGTGCGCCCTTGATCTCGTACTCGACGCCGGCTTCCTCGAAGCGCTCGGCGAGTTCGGGAACCGGTGCTCGGTTGGCCGCGACCTCGTCGGGGTCGACATCCTCGACGCGAGCATCGAAGCCGAGGTCGTCGTGAACGTCTTCGTACTCGTCTTCGGTGAAGGCGTGGCCGATCACGACCTTCGCGCCGAGGGGTTCGGCGACCTCGAGCACCGTTTCGGCGAGTTCCGGTGCGCGTACTGAGTCCATCGGTCCGACCGCGAGGAGTAC
Proteins encoded in this window:
- a CDS encoding ROK family protein, encoding MVYYAGVDLGATNVRAVVAEADGTTIGSSRRSTPRGPTGIDVTEGVLRTLRDACGQAGVDPERIVAAGIGSIGPFDLAEGAVIDPANLPDSIDRIPLTGPIAKLIDSDEVHLHNDTTAGVIGERFHAASNPDDMVYITISSGIGAGVCCDGEIMGGWDGNAGEVGHYVVDPQGRLTCGCGHDGHWEAYCSGNAIPDFARLLAEDDPTIATDLPLEGPDFTAKDVFDLAGEDELADYVIDQLAHWNAIGVTNVIHAFAPIVVSFGGAVALHNEELVVDPVRERVSEMVMTNVPEIHVTDLGDDVVLEGALASAMTGGTGDRRRLRR
- a CDS encoding universal stress protein → MAIDTVLLAVGPMDSVRAPELAETVLEVAEPLGAKVVIGHAFTEDEYEDVHDDLGFDARVEDVDPDEVAANRAPVPELAERFEEAGVEYEIKGALGEVSTKVVDMAIDVDADRMVVGGRRRSPAEKAVLGSVSQEIILQAPCPVTYFRDLDVME